Genomic window (Vampirovibrionales bacterium):
TGTCAAACTTCTGCCATACGATACGTCGTGTCAGACATTTCCGTGAAAGACCCCCTCGCTTGCCGACGCCCGTTTCCAAACTGCTCACCGCCAAGACCCTTCAGCATGACGTTGCCTACGCATTCCTGGGCTTGGCTCCGCGCTTGGTCGGGCCAATGTTTCGGATTAACGACGACAAATACGCCCCGTCTAAGGTGAAGCAAGACACGTTGAGGCGTGAAGGATCGCAGGCAGGTCTGGCTTTTGCCGCGATGCTCGGCATCCAGTTGATTTATAGCGCCGTTTCCAAGCAGCCTCCCATCCGAGGATTGAGCCAGAAAGCGGTCGCCTTTCTCACGAAACCCTCCCACGAAGCCATTCTCCGTATGATGATGACGCTGCCGGCGTTTGCGGGATCCGAATACATCAGCCGCCTGATTGCCCCGCGCGCCGTCTGGGGTCCCAATGGCCGTCTCGACGCTCAGCCCCCGGCGACTCCGCCCTCTGAAAAACCGCCGGTCAGCGCGCCGGTCTTCTCCACGGTGCATTTACTGGCCCCCATGACGTCTCCGCCGATGATGTCTCCTATGAGAGCCCCCGCCTTTGGCGTCGGCGCCATGGCGCAGCCGCGCTTTACCAACGCCGGCGGCCTCTATGCGCAAGCGTAAGCCTCGGCTATAATCAGCGCCGAACGCGGCTTGCCCTCTCTCTCCGCGTTGATGCCAGGAGCGCCCGCCGATGAAGCCCACCATTCTGATCGTGGAAGATGAGCCCGATCTCGTCAATCTGCTGCGCTATAACCTTCAAAAAGAAGGCTACGACGTGGTCTATGCGCTCAATGGCAAGATTGCGCTGGAACTGGCCTGGGACAAACGCCCCGACCTGATTATTCTGGACCTGATGCTGCCGGATCGCTCCGGCATCGATGTCTGCCGCGAGATCAAGTCCCATGAGGCGCTGGCCCGCACGCCGATTATCATGCTGACGGCCCGCTCATCGGAGATTGACCGGATTTCCGGCTTTGAGGCCGGGGCCGAAGATTACGTCGTCAAGCCTTTCAGCCCCAAGGAGCTGCTCTGGCGCGTGCGCGCGATGCTCGGTCGAACGCGCCCCACGACCCCAGAAACCCTTCTGTTTGGCCCGATGGCGATTTATCCCGGCGAGTATCGCGTCACGGTCGATGGCGTTGAGGCCCCGCTGACGTCGCTCGAATTCCAGATTCTGCTTGTGCTGGCGCAATATCCCAACGTCGTGAAGACGCGCGAACAGATTCTGCAAAGCGTCTGGCAAGAAGAAGCCGTCGAGGTGCTCGATCGCACCGTCGATGCGCACGTCAAACGCTTGCGCAGTAAACTCGGCGCAGCGCGCGACGCCGTAGAAACCGTTCGCGGGGTGGGCTATCGCCTGACCACCACGTCCAGCGCCGCGTCTCCTCACGCCGCCCCATAGCGCTTTAAGACAGGAATCCCGCTCATGTCGCTGCCCATGCTGGAGTCTTCCGGTCAGATTCGCCGCCTGTTTCATGATCCCGGCGCGCTGCTCAGCGTCCTGCAAGAGATGAAAGACGGCGTGCTGGTGTGCGACGAGGCGGGAAACGCCCTGCTGCTGAACGCGGCGATTCAGAAGTCTCTGGGGCTCGATGAGAAGGCGCTGGGCAAGCCCTGTTGCGAGGTCATCCCCAGCGACGAGCTTTGGCAGACGCTGCTCTTCAGACGCTGGAATCCGGGAAGTCGCGGCATCTGGCGCTCAAGTTGGGGCGATCGGGTATGCGCCAGTATTTTGAAGCCCATCTGGCCCCGCTGCGATCGGGCGATCGCATTCAGGGCTGCGTCATTCTGCTCAGCGATGAAACGGCGATCCGCCGCACTGAGCGCATGCGCCGCGACTTTGTCGCGAACGTCTCGCACGAGCTGCGCACGCCTCTCAGCGCCATCCATGGCTACGCCGAAACCCTGCTGGAAGGCGCGTTAGACGAAAAAGATCTCGCCTGGGACTTCGTCAACGTCATTTTTCGACACTCGCAACGCCTCTCGCAACTGGTGACGGATCTCCTGGATCTGTCCAAGCTCGAATCGCCCGATTTTCAGCCCGAACTGACGCCCACGGCGCTGAATGCCATGATCCAGCGCGTTTATTCGCTGGCCGAGAGCAACACCCAGGGCAAGCGTCTGACGTTTCGCCTCAAGGTCGCCGACCCGCTGGGCGATGCGCTCGCCAACGTCGGCGGTCTGGAACAGGTGCTGACCAATCTGCTGGATAACGCCATAAAATACACGCCCGAAGGAGGCGTCATCACCCTCACGGCGCAAGAAAACGCCAAGGGAATGATTCAGATCAGCGTGTCAGACACCGGCATCGGCATTGAGCCCAAGCACATTCCGCGTCTATTTGAGCGCTTCTATCGCGTGGACAAGGCGCGATCGCGGGATATGGGCGGCACAGGGCTCGGCCTGTCCATCGTCAAGCATATTATTTCGTACCACGGCGGCGATATCTGGGTGGAAAGCGTTGCCAATCAAGGATCAACGTTTCATTTTACGCTGAGGAAAGCCAGCTAGCGCGATTCTCGGGTTTTTCAGGATTGCTTAGCACAAAAAGCGGCGCAGCGGTTTTAATATCAGTGTCCCGCGCCAAGGGGAGATGCGGGCGTCACTGAGTTTAGCAAGAGAGCGTGATTCTATTGGGGCGAGGCCGCAGAGGCTTTGCGCCACAGCGAGGGGAGATTCACCGTGTCAACGACCGTTAACCGGACAGGCTTTAACGCCAGTTTTCAAAAGCGCGTGGAAAAGACGTTTGGCCGGGAAGGGCACGCGCTTCGCGCCGTTTACGCCAATGACGTTTTTCGCAAGGGCGGCTCCATGCACTGGTTTTCCAAGCTTTTTGGCTCGCTGGGAGAGGGCATGCGAAAGTCCCTCAAGGGCCCGATGATGATCACCGCTCTGGGGCTCGGCGCAATCGCCGCCTGGAACACGGTTCGCGATACCGTGCGAGGGGCTTACGAAGACGGCCCCTGGGGCGCGCTCTGGTCTGGCGGCAAGGAACTGCTCATGAACGCCGGCTCGTTGCTCATTGGTTTGGCGGCAGGCGGTTTGGCGCGCAATATCAAAGGGCCTGTTGGCTGGTGGCTGGGCGCCGCCTCGATGATCGCCGGCGCGCTGGGCGCTTACAAGGGGCTCGATGCGTTATTCGCGCCGCCAAATAAGCCCAACGCCTTGACTCAGCCAACCCGCAGCCCCGCGCTGCCGTCGGTCTACGAGACCAATCCCTTCTTGCGCTCGCCGATGCCCGATCGCAGCCTGGAAGAGTACTATCAGATGATCGAGCGCGGGCCTGCGGCCGTTGCCATGATTGTCCCCGGCATGTCGCGCGAAAATTGAAAACCCTTCATTATACACGGGTCGCTAAAAAATGTAACATCTTGAATGCAAAAGGGTTACATTCTGTTAGAAAAAGCCCTACAATACACCATGTAATTGAGATCGCGCGATGTGAACAGGATCTTCTCACGACCTGAGGTGAAATCGTGACGCCTCTCATCGCGGCCCCATTCTGATTGACGATTGGTATTCAATTCCCGTTCGCATAGGCTGTGTCCACCGCTCCCCACTCCGGCGTGATTCGCGCGCATGCGCAATGCCCCATTCTGGCGCGCGCTCACTCGAGAAGACGAGGCGGTTACAGAAACCTGACATCCTGTCCGAAACCGTATCCGACAACAGGTCGAGAGTCATGTCCAGAAGCTGAGAAGAGATCGACGCCTGAAGGCGCCCGCCTCGCGCGGGCAACGTCCAGTGTCCAGTCAGTTTAAGCCGGACCCCACGGGTGTTTTGGCGCAATTACGCGAGGGACGCCTCCATGAAATCCCATCCGCTGCCTGCTGAGTCCGTCGCCGATACCGGCAAAAAGTCGCTGATCGCGGATATTGTCCTGCCGTCTGCGATCACCTTGCTGATTCTGTTCTGTCTGGCCCAAGTGGGCCTGTCCTACTGGAGCCCCGGCGCAGGGGGCTTCGCCTCTCAGCAGGACAATGCTGAGCAGTACGCCGCCATTTCGGCGTTCGCCAACTAGTAGCGCGCTGCGCGTAAAGCTTTCAGCCAACGCCGCCGCGCGGCGGCTCTTGCCTGACGGCTATGAGGTCTAAGAATAAGCTTAAGAAGAGCGCGAGGCGCGATACAGGGCCAGCGTATTGGCCATCAGCGCCGCAATGGTCATGGGCCCCACGCCGCCGGGGACCGGCGTTATCCAGCCCGCGTTGCGGCAAGCCGACTCAAAGTCCGCATCGCCCGTCAGACGCCCGTCTGCGCTGCGGTTAATGCCGACATCCAGCACGACGGCGCCGGGCTGGACGTAATCCGCCGTAATCAGGCCCGCAGAGCCTACCGCCGCCACCAGAATATCCGCCTGACGGCAGACAGCGGGCAAGTCGCGGGTTTTGCTATGGCACAGCGTCACCGTCGCGTTGGCGTGCAGCAAGAGCAGCGCCATGGGTTTTCCCACAATCGTCGAGCGCCCGACAATCACCGCGTGCCGTCCCGCCAGAGGGATGTCATAGCTGTTCAGCAGGGTCATCATCCCGCTGGGCGTGCAGGGCAAGGCGGGGGGCAGGTCGCCCGCCAGCAGGCGCCCCAGATTCAGCGGATGAAAGCCGTCGACGTCTTTGGCCGGATCCACGGCGGCCAGAATCCGGGCCGTCGACAGATGCGCGGGCAATGGCAACTGAATCAGCACGCCATGGACCGTCGGATTGGCGTTCAAACGCTCAATTTCGCCCAGCAGAACGCTTTCGCTGACGTCTGCGGGAAAGGTCAGCCGCTCAGACAGCAAGCCGGTCTCGATCGCGATTTTGGTCTTGCGGGCCGTGTAGACCTGACTTGCCGGATCGTCTCCCGCCAGCACCACGGCCAGTTTAGGCGGCGGCGCGCCTGAGGCGGTCAATTCGGCGACGGCCCGCGACACCTGACTCAGCAATGCGCGCGAGGCGCTCTTTCCATCCAGAAGGCGCGCGCCTTCAGACACAGCAGGCATCAGAGAGCCTCCTTCCTACAAAAACCGGCTGATACAGTCACGCTGACAGAATCAGGCAATACGGGGCTGCAAGCGGGATTCCGGCGCGGGGACGCTTTTGCCGCCCTTGAAGGCATGCATCTTGACGTCATCCAGAACGCCTTCCCAACGCGCAATCACGGTGGTGGCGACGCAATTGCCCAGCAGATTAACCGAGGTGCGGGCCATATCCATCAGATGATCCACGCCCAGAATGACGGCGATGCCCTCGACCGGCAAGCCGAAACTGACCAGGGCGCCCGCCAGCACAACCAACGAGGCGCGCGGCACGGCAGCCACGCCTTTGCTGGTGAGCATGAGCATCAGCATCATCATCACCTGCTGCTGAATCGACAGCTCGATGCCGGCCATCTGCGCCACAAACAGGGCCGCCAGCGACAGATACAGCGTACTGCCGTCGAGATTAAACGAATAGCCGGTCGGCATCACGAAACTGACAATGCCCTTGGGCGCGCCGAAGCGCTCCATTGTCTCCATGGCCTTGGGCAAAGCGGCCTCGCTGCTGGCCGTGGTAAAGGCGATGAAGAACGGCTCGCGCACGGCCTGCGCCATTTTCATCAGCGGCACGCGCGCCGCCGCGCAGGCAGAGCCCAGCACGAGTACGACAAACACAATGAGCGCAAAGTAAAGGGAGCCGACCAATTTGGCGTATACCGCCAGAATCCCCAGACCGTGAGAACCAATCGTCGCTGCCAGCGCGCCAAAGACGCCCAGAGGCGCAAAGACCATCACATAGCCGACGAATTTGAACATCACGTCGTTGAGACTTTCCAGCACCCGCATCACGGGACGGCCCTTTTCGCCCGCTGCGGCCAGCGCCAGGCCGAAGAAAACCGAGAAGACCACGATTTGCAGGACATTGCCTTCCGCCATGGCCTGCACCACGCTGGTGGGAGCCAGCGAAACGAGCGTCTCCATCAGCCCATGGGAGTGCTGGGTCGCCGCATTGGCGCCGATGGCGGCCAGTTGCGCCGTGGCGGCCGCGCTGGGAGTCAGATGCATGCCGCTACCCGGCTGAAACAGGTTGGCGACGCCCAGACCAATGACCAGCGCCAGCGTCGTAGCGATTTCAAAATACAGCAGCGTCTTGACGCCCACGCGGCCCAGACGCTTATGGTCGCCCATGCCCGCAATGCCCACCGTCAGCGTGGCGAACAGCAGCGGGGCGATCAGCATCTTAATCAGATGCAGAAACAGCGTCGACAAGGGCTGAAGCTGGGAAGCGACTCCCGGCGCCAGCGCTCCAAGGGCAACGCCGGCAATGGCGGCAATCAACACTTGCGCGCTCAGCGAGGGCATGCGCCAACGGCGAGCCCCTCCTGAGGAAGACAGCCTGCGGAATGCAAAAAGGGCGCGGATGCTCAAATCACGGGTCCTTGCGGGTTCGTCCGGCTTCGTCCCGAAAACGGGCGGCGAAACGGGAATGTATCTCCACTGGCGATAAGTCAAAACATACCCGAAAGTTGACCCGCTGAACAGGGGCCTTATGCCGTCTCAAGCCAGTCCGGCGAAGCTTGGACGCCATAAGCAAGGCATGAAACCGCCAGAAGTCGCTCATGGAGCAGCGCCCGCGCGCCAGAATCCGGGCGCTGCTCGCAGAACTGGCGATAAATAAATGTTAATTCCTGTAACACATTGCCCCGCGAAGGCTTGCTATCGTTGTCGCGGTCTGGCATGGCGAGCGTCAGGCGATCGGCGGACGGAATGGGAATCGCCAGAATCTGCTGTTGACGCAAATACGGGAAAAGCGCTTCGCTAAAGTAATAGCGAAGTCGAAACCACGCGCGCGCCGGCGGGGAATTAATCAGGGCGCAGATGGCGGGTAAAAGGGCGTTGTCGCGCAGATGGAAGTTATACAGCGTGTTGAGCGTCAGCCAGCCGACGGATTCATCGAGCGCGGCAATCGGCGTGTCCGCCACCCGACGGATTAACAGGCGCGGGGTCTGATACAATGCCATGGGTTTGAGGGTTTTAGCGTCCAGCGCATCGGGGCGAATGAAATGACGCGGCGTTAGCGGCAGTTGAAAAGCGCTTACGTCTTGCCCGCTAAGCACCGGGCGATCCGCCTCGCTGCGCCGACTTTTGGCGCAACGGTTTTTACCCGCCTCAATGCCGCGACCTTGATGGCGCGCGCCGTCTTCGGCCAAAAGAGAGGCCAGCGGACAGCTATGCGCCGCCATGGCGTCGAGAAAGCACACGCGCGGCGGCGTCAGCCACAAGTTAAGGGCGCGTTCCTCGAAGCGATTCATGTCCGACTGAAAAATTTCGGCTGCCGGTTTGGCTTCGGCGGCGCGGCGGTCCCATCGGCAGGCAATAAAAGGCTTTTCAGGATTTTGAGGCGTGAGACCGGCGCGTTCTACGAACAAGGCAACGGTTTCCACGGCCGCTTGCGGCGAAAAGGCGTCTTTTCCAATATCCCAGGCCGCCAGCAGACGGTTTTCAAGCAATAGACGGCGCACCGCTTGCTGATGCTCGTTCACCAAGAGGGGTTTGGGCAGCAAAAAGGCCAGAATCCCGCCGGGTTTGAGCAAGGCCAGACTGCGTTCGATAAATAGCCCGTAAAGGTCATACTGACCGCGCGCGGTTTGAAAGGCGGCTTCGTAGGCGGCGCGTTTCCCGGCATCCAGCGCCTGCTTGACGCCCAGATAGGGCGGATTGCCGATAATCCCGTCAAATTGCCGCGCGATGGGCTCCAGCAAGGCGTCTGCCACCTGAAGTTGTTCTCCCATAAAGCGCAGCGGCGGCGTGGCGCTCGGGCATCCAGCCTGGGCCCATAGCGACAGGCGGGCCGCTTCGAGGGCGCCCGCGTCTAAATCCGCGCCGTGCAGCGATTTCCAGATGGCGGCGTTTGGCGCCGCGCTGTCCGACAGCCAGACATCAGCGCAGGCGCGCAGAAAAGCCCCGCCTCCCATGGCCGGATCGAGCAAGGCGAGGCCGGTCGACAGGCGGCGGTTTTGGCGGGCGAGGGCCGTCATCACAAAGTCCGCCATGGCGCGGGCCAGCGCGTCGGGCGTATAGAAGCATCCGCCGCCTTTGCGTCGGCCAGAGGCGTCCAGATGCAGCAGG
Coding sequences:
- a CDS encoding N-6 DNA methylase, which gives rise to MPLLRSLNAPASASSELPFALNEPLSGALALLSPGLNPARARQRLIWAFLALMTDPIDPLRQRQRLFPLTEDETPLAPEPDRLWEQLRWICQLFALGPAHLGALYERLLHLDASGRRKGGGCFYTPDALARAMADFVMTALARQNRRLSTGLALLDPAMGGGAFLRACADVWLSDSAAPNAAIWKSLHGADLDAGALEAARLSLWAQAGCPSATPPLRFMGEQLQVADALLEPIARQFDGIIGNPPYLGVKQALDAGKRAAYEAAFQTARGQYDLYGLFIERSLALLKPGGILAFLLPKPLLVNEHQQAVRRLLLENRLLAAWDIGKDAFSPQAAVETVALFVERAGLTPQNPEKPFIACRWDRRAAEAKPAAEIFQSDMNRFEERALNLWLTPPRVCFLDAMAAHSCPLASLLAEDGARHQGRGIEAGKNRCAKSRRSEADRPVLSGQDVSAFQLPLTPRHFIRPDALDAKTLKPMALYQTPRLLIRRVADTPIAALDESVGWLTLNTLYNFHLRDNALLPAICALINSPPARAWFRLRYYFSEALFPYLRQQQILAIPIPSADRLTLAMPDRDNDSKPSRGNVLQELTFIYRQFCEQRPDSGARALLHERLLAVSCLAYGVQASPDWLETA
- a CDS encoding bifunctional 5,10-methylenetetrahydrofolate dehydrogenase/5,10-methenyltetrahydrofolate cyclohydrolase, with translation MPAVSEGARLLDGKSASRALLSQVSRAVAELTASGAPPPKLAVVLAGDDPASQVYTARKTKIAIETGLLSERLTFPADVSESVLLGEIERLNANPTVHGVLIQLPLPAHLSTARILAAVDPAKDVDGFHPLNLGRLLAGDLPPALPCTPSGMMTLLNSYDIPLAGRHAVIVGRSTIVGKPMALLLLHANATVTLCHSKTRDLPAVCRQADILVAAVGSAGLITADYVQPGAVVLDVGINRSADGRLTGDADFESACRNAGWITPVPGGVGPMTIAALMANTLALYRASRSS
- a CDS encoding response regulator transcription factor; amino-acid sequence: MKPTILIVEDEPDLVNLLRYNLQKEGYDVVYALNGKIALELAWDKRPDLIILDLMLPDRSGIDVCREIKSHEALARTPIIMLTARSSEIDRISGFEAGAEDYVVKPFSPKELLWRVRAMLGRTRPTTPETLLFGPMAIYPGEYRVTVDGVEAPLTSLEFQILLVLAQYPNVVKTREQILQSVWQEEAVEVLDRTVDAHVKRLRSKLGAARDAVETVRGVGYRLTTTSSAASPHAAP
- a CDS encoding GHKL domain-containing protein, encoding MADAALQTLESGKSRHLALKLGRSGMRQYFEAHLAPLRSGDRIQGCVILLSDETAIRRTERMRRDFVANVSHELRTPLSAIHGYAETLLEGALDEKDLAWDFVNVIFRHSQRLSQLVTDLLDLSKLESPDFQPELTPTALNAMIQRVYSLAESNTQGKRLTFRLKVADPLGDALANVGGLEQVLTNLLDNAIKYTPEGGVITLTAQENAKGMIQISVSDTGIGIEPKHIPRLFERFYRVDKARSRDMGGTGLGLSIVKHIISYHGGDIWVESVANQGSTFHFTLRKAS
- a CDS encoding cation:dicarboxylase symporter family transporter, with the translated sequence MPSLSAQVLIAAIAGVALGALAPGVASQLQPLSTLFLHLIKMLIAPLLFATLTVGIAGMGDHKRLGRVGVKTLLYFEIATTLALVIGLGVANLFQPGSGMHLTPSAAATAQLAAIGANAATQHSHGLMETLVSLAPTSVVQAMAEGNVLQIVVFSVFFGLALAAAGEKGRPVMRVLESLNDVMFKFVGYVMVFAPLGVFGALAATIGSHGLGILAVYAKLVGSLYFALIVFVVLVLGSACAAARVPLMKMAQAVREPFFIAFTTASSEAALPKAMETMERFGAPKGIVSFVMPTGYSFNLDGSTLYLSLAALFVAQMAGIELSIQQQVMMMLMLMLTSKGVAAVPRASLVVLAGALVSFGLPVEGIAVILGVDHLMDMARTSVNLLGNCVATTVIARWEGVLDDVKMHAFKGGKSVPAPESRLQPRIA